The sequence below is a genomic window from Longimicrobium sp..
AAACTCAGGGGGGCACCTCAGCTTCGTTTTGTGCGGCAAGCTCCTGTTTGCGAATTTCATGAGCCTGGCCATTCTGGACCGCACCTCCGGGCGGGTACAATCGCGAATTGGAGTTCCGGAGATTTTCTCTGATTTCGCTGTGGAAGGGAATCGTGCCTTTGCCGTGAGCGACCGTGCAGTATACGCGTACCGCTGCGACTGACGAGATCGCCAGCGCAACGGAGCCGAACCTAGGAGTCGTGATGAGATCGACGATGCAGTTGCGAAGGGTCCCCGTTTACAAGGTTTTGCTCGCGCTCGTGGCAATCGTTGCCAGCGCCTCGGAGGTTGCTGCACAGGACAGCGCCTCGGATCGCGCTTTGTTTCCCCCTGTCGACGCGCGGCTCGTGGTTGCGACGCCTGCCCTCCTGACCCGGGGTGACACGTCTGTTGTAGTTGGTCGGGAGCAGGACAGAGCAGATTCAGCACAAGCTGCGTTGGGGCGTACCTTTGGAACTCGCGCGCCGCTTTTTTCAGGGCGTGGTGCGCTGATCGGCGCGGGGATTGGATGCGCGGTGGGTGCGGTGGTGTACTACGATACGGAGACCCCCGAAATTTCGCAGCGTTTGGCTTGGAGCGGAGGAATGTGTGCGCTGCTCGCAATCCCCGGCGCCACGTTCGGAGCGATTTGGATCCGGTAAGCGACTCGGTAGTTACACGACGAGACCCCGGCGCCGTCCTGCGCGCCGGGGGCCTCGCTGCTCACGCGGCCAGCCGCCGCACCACCTCCTGCGCGCCCTTCTTGTAGAGCGTGATGCACACCAAGGCGCCGTCCGGGGCGATCACCATCCAGTTGCGGTCCCGCTTCTTGATCGTCCACACGCCGGGCGGCGGCGGCGGGGGAGGGAAGGGCGGCTTCGGCTTGCGAGGCATGGGTCGGCTCCGTGTCTCTTGACCCTTGGGCCGCGGCAGGGCACCTTTGGCGAGCGAGGCGGCCTTCGGGTCGGTTCGTGAACGAGGCTGGTCGAGACTTCTTGATGGGAGAGTCGGCCAGCCTTGCTTTTCGCCCTGCTGGATATAATAATATGTCCAGCGTGGGGCTTTGTCAAGAGCGCTCTATCCAGAACCAACGATGGATTTCAAGAAAGCCACCGACATCCTGACCCGCCGCATCACGGCCGACGAGATCGCCGAAGCCGCTGGCGTGTCGATCAGTTCGATTGCCCGCGCGCGTCTGGACCAGTCCAGTTCTGCCTACCGCTCACCGCCGCCCGATTGGCCGCCGGTGCTCGCGCATTTGGCGCGTGAGAGGTGCCGTGAATTGACTGACCTCACGCGCGCCCTCGAAAACGTGCCAATCAGACCAGAAGGTTGAGACTGCGCGCGGCTTCCCGTAATTTCGTCCCGGTCAACTATTGCGCGTTGCGGTGGAGCCGGCCTATTCTCATATGCCCATCGTTACCGTTCTCGACCTACGTGAGTAAAAGCGCTATTCGGACCCGACCAGAGAAGATTGGTGGCCCCCGGCCGTTCCTGCGCTGGCCCGGCGGGAAGCGTTGGGCTGCACCGACTATCGCTAAGCTTATAGAACCGGCCCTTCGCTGCCGGTATATAGAGCCATTCCTCGGTGGAGGCGCGGTTTTCTTTCATCTCCGTCCCGGCAGGGCACTGCTCGCAGATTTGAACTCAGATCTGGTAGAAACGTACGTGGCAATCCGTGATCGTCCGCAGGAAATTGTCCGCATTCTTGAGCAATGGACGGCAAGTGAAAACACTTTCTATTCTCTTCGGGGGTGGAAGCCCACTACTCCACTTGAACGTGCGGCCCGGTTCCTATTCCTGAACCGGACCTCGTTTGCAGGAATTTATCGGGAGAACCGTGATGGAGACTATAACGTTCCATTCGGCGGCGGTGCCAGGACGCACCGGATCCTGATTGACACGGACTTGCTTTCGCTCGCATCTGAGGCCCTCAACGCTGTTGAGTTGGTCAATGTTGACTTTGAGGCTACTTTGGATCGAGCTGGGATAGGTGACGTAGTGTATTGTGACCCTCCCTACCCGCCGAGCCGCCGGGGGGGCTTCGAGCGGTACAACGGCCGGCCATTCTCTTGGGCTGATCACGTTCGCTTGTCAGAAGCGGCTCACCGAGCGAAGTCGCGGGGTTCACTCGTGATCATTAGCAACGGTACCAATCCTGAGATCGAGGAACTCTACGCGGATGCTGACATTCGGGTGCTTGAACGGGGTAGCCAGGTTAGCCGGACTGTCTCGGGTCGGGGCCGCGTCCGTGAGTTGCTGTTTATCCTTCAGCCCACGCGGTGATTTCGCCCGCATCGACCAACCATGAAAAGTCTATCGCTTCTCCACTTGGGAGACGTCCACTATCCGGAGACAAGACACGGTGCAGCAGTAATCGACGACAAGGATCCTGGTTTTTCTGCCGCGCTAAAGGCTCGGGTCTCACCGCATCGACTTACGGCCGTGATGGCGACCATCCGGCGACTGGCTGAAAACCAAGCTGATCTCGGCGGTGTACTGCTCTCAGGAGATCTAACCACGAATGCCAAGGTTGGCGAGTACAAAGA
It includes:
- a CDS encoding DNA adenine methylase; this translates as MSKSAIRTRPEKIGGPRPFLRWPGGKRWAAPTIAKLIEPALRCRYIEPFLGGGAVFFHLRPGRALLADLNSDLVETYVAIRDRPQEIVRILEQWTASENTFYSLRGWKPTTPLERAARFLFLNRTSFAGIYRENRDGDYNVPFGGGARTHRILIDTDLLSLASEALNAVELVNVDFEATLDRAGIGDVVYCDPPYPPSRRGGFERYNGRPFSWADHVRLSEAAHRAKSRGSLVIISNGTNPEIEELYADADIRVLERGSQVSRTVSGRGRVRELLFILQPTR